One genomic window of Paenibacillus xylanilyticus includes the following:
- a CDS encoding flagellar basal body-associated FliL family protein produces MKKMMPWLATILLAITLIVVVVFVFMQGQTGNKAETDVASAAEAKKMTADEIVEVTSEITDIKTNLADTNHIVQVNLAFKLDDATAKEDFEKIKEITVKPIIVQTFADAQPEELKTAKGRSQFNEKLTKLINEALPEPKLSSTNFTYFLMASM; encoded by the coding sequence ATGAAAAAGATGATGCCCTGGCTGGCAACGATTTTGCTTGCCATAACACTCATTGTCGTGGTTGTGTTTGTATTTATGCAAGGACAGACGGGTAACAAAGCTGAAACAGACGTAGCTTCGGCTGCTGAAGCCAAAAAGATGACTGCCGATGAAATTGTCGAAGTTACTTCCGAGATTACCGACATCAAAACCAATTTGGCAGACACCAATCATATCGTACAAGTCAACCTGGCTTTTAAACTGGATGACGCTACAGCAAAAGAAGATTTCGAGAAAATTAAAGAAATTACCGTAAAACCAATTATTGTTCAGACTTTTGCGGATGCACAGCCAGAAGAGTTGAAAACAGCCAAGGGACGTTCTCAGTTTAATGAAAAACTGACGAAACTGATCAATGAAGCATTGCCTGAACCGAAGCTGAGCAGCACGAACTTTACTTATTTTTTGATGGCATCAATGTAA
- the fliM gene encoding flagellar motor switch protein FliM: MVDVLSQNEIDALLAALSSGEMDAEELKKEETQKKIRSYDFKRAVRFSKDHIRSLTRIHENFARFLTTYFSAQLRTFVQINVVQVEQLPYDEFIRSIPKMTILNIFEAEPLQGRMVLEVHPNVGYAMLDRLLGGTGSAPTKIASMTEIETTIMERIFSRAFESLQEAWKTVLDISPRMEALETNPQFMQIVSPNETIALISLSTKIGDTTGMINLCIPHVVLEPIMSRLSTHQWFVSEKKTRAPEEYDALRERVNKAKLPVVAELGESRISISEFLGLSVGDVITLNKPVDEGLSIKVGDRLKYMGSPGTIKDRVAVQIDKIVTEGVEEFDE, encoded by the coding sequence ATGGTGGATGTATTATCACAAAATGAGATTGATGCCCTATTAGCAGCACTTTCCTCAGGTGAGATGGATGCCGAGGAATTAAAAAAGGAAGAAACTCAGAAAAAAATTAGATCGTATGATTTTAAACGGGCGGTTCGCTTTTCCAAAGATCATATCCGAAGTTTGACTCGAATTCACGAGAACTTTGCACGCTTTCTCACCACTTATTTTTCAGCCCAATTAAGGACATTCGTTCAAATTAATGTCGTTCAGGTCGAACAGTTGCCTTATGATGAATTTATTCGTTCAATCCCTAAAATGACGATATTAAATATATTTGAAGCAGAACCGTTGCAAGGACGAATGGTGCTGGAGGTTCACCCCAATGTTGGTTATGCGATGTTAGATCGATTGCTGGGTGGTACGGGAAGTGCGCCGACTAAAATAGCTTCAATGACTGAAATAGAAACGACAATTATGGAGCGAATCTTCAGCCGAGCGTTCGAAAGTTTGCAGGAAGCTTGGAAGACAGTGTTAGACATATCACCGAGAATGGAAGCACTGGAGACAAATCCACAGTTTATGCAGATCGTATCACCCAACGAAACGATTGCTTTGATCTCGCTGAGCACCAAAATCGGTGACACTACGGGCATGATCAATTTGTGTATCCCACATGTCGTTCTTGAACCTATTATGTCAAGGCTGTCGACACATCAGTGGTTTGTTTCAGAGAAGAAAACAAGAGCGCCAGAAGAATACGATGCTCTTAGAGAACGTGTGAACAAAGCCAAATTGCCAGTTGTTGCGGAACTCGGTGAATCCAGAATTTCGATCTCGGAATTCCTTGGACTTTCGGTCGGCGATGTCATTACGTTGAACAAACCGGTTGATGAGGGGTTATCCATCAAAGTGGGCGACAGGTTGAAGTATATGGGCAGTCCGGGAACGATAAAAGACCGTGTGGCTGTACAAATAGATAAGATTGTCACCGAAGGAGTTGAAGAATTTGACGAGTAA
- a CDS encoding MotE family protein gives MAVKDTDIEKESGSGWEKFLMISIPIVFTVVLLGVLLTLFNVDIRNNMLELANKIPVVKDWVPDPVLDPEKEKLDESEKQVESAEATIEKLKSQVAAKETELQAAKEAATTEAKKASDLQAKLDETEKAAEAAAAEVPESESDYQKQIKDLAKMYADMSPSKAAPILQNMTNEEMVLLLSAMQSTARTKVLEKMDPKTAADVTMMMKDAKPSGDLALDALQSRLKKETAATTTTSTTNSKNLDKTQLSQTFSSMSASSGAKLLLETYKLSPDKTLTILNSVDDATRSQLLENMSTENSAETAKILNRLMGNK, from the coding sequence ATGGCTGTTAAAGACACAGATATCGAGAAAGAATCAGGTAGCGGTTGGGAAAAGTTTCTAATGATTTCGATCCCCATTGTCTTCACCGTCGTACTGCTCGGTGTGCTGCTCACCTTATTTAATGTAGATATACGCAATAACATGCTTGAGCTAGCTAACAAAATTCCGGTAGTCAAGGATTGGGTGCCTGATCCTGTACTGGATCCAGAAAAGGAAAAGCTGGACGAAAGCGAAAAGCAAGTGGAAAGTGCTGAAGCGACAATTGAAAAGTTGAAGTCACAGGTAGCGGCTAAAGAAACTGAGCTCCAGGCAGCAAAAGAGGCTGCTACGACTGAAGCAAAAAAGGCAAGTGATCTGCAAGCGAAATTGGATGAAACGGAAAAAGCAGCTGAAGCTGCAGCCGCTGAGGTTCCGGAGAGCGAGTCTGATTATCAGAAACAGATTAAGGATTTGGCCAAAATGTATGCGGATATGAGTCCAAGCAAAGCGGCGCCTATATTACAGAACATGACTAATGAAGAAATGGTGCTTCTTCTAAGTGCGATGCAGTCGACTGCGCGTACGAAAGTATTGGAGAAAATGGATCCGAAAACGGCGGCAGATGTCACGATGATGATGAAGGATGCAAAACCATCCGGAGATCTGGCACTCGATGCGTTGCAATCCAGATTGAAGAAAGAAACGGCTGCGACCACAACGACGTCTACTACCAATTCGAAAAACCTGGACAAAACCCAGCTTAGCCAAACGTTCTCTTCAATGTCAGCCTCAAGCGGCGCAAAATTGCTGCTAGAGACGTATAAACTCAGTCCAGATAAAACTTTGACCATTTTGAATTCGGTAGACGATGCAACGCGCTCACAATTACTTGAGAATATGTCTACAGAGAATTCAGCTGAAACGGCGAAAATCTTAAACCGGTTAATGGGAAATAAGTAA
- the flgG gene encoding flagellar basal body rod protein FlgG: protein MLKSMYSGVSGMRGFQTKLDVIGNNIANVNTVGFKGSRVMFKDIMSQTTGGATAPTDANGGVNPRQIGLGVSVGSIDTLHLAGSPTTTNNPTDLRINGDGFFLVKLSEDQEVPYLTRAGDFHVDALRNLVTSDGLFVVDAGGDPITIGEDAVSFTIGQDGIITETLGDGTLNAGAQIGIGKVVNPEGLEKMGGNLYRMTANANEDGELEILTANDGEEGTGAIITGQLEMSNVDLTGEFTEMIVAQRGFQANSRIITTSDEVLQEVVNLKR from the coding sequence ATGTTGAAATCAATGTATTCAGGCGTTTCCGGCATGCGGGGCTTTCAAACAAAACTTGACGTCATCGGTAATAACATTGCCAATGTGAATACGGTAGGTTTTAAAGGAAGTCGAGTGATGTTCAAAGATATCATGAGCCAAACAACTGGAGGAGCCACTGCTCCAACGGATGCTAACGGTGGGGTGAATCCAAGACAAATTGGATTAGGAGTTTCGGTAGGTTCGATAGATACACTACATTTAGCAGGAAGTCCAACAACAACAAATAATCCTACAGATTTGAGAATTAACGGAGATGGTTTTTTTCTTGTTAAATTGAGTGAGGATCAGGAGGTCCCCTATCTGACACGTGCAGGTGATTTCCATGTTGATGCTCTTCGCAACCTCGTTACTTCGGATGGGCTTTTCGTAGTTGATGCAGGCGGTGATCCTATCACAATTGGCGAAGATGCTGTTTCATTTACTATTGGACAAGATGGCATCATTACCGAAACTCTCGGGGACGGAACTTTGAATGCAGGGGCGCAAATTGGTATAGGAAAGGTAGTCAATCCAGAAGGGTTAGAGAAGATGGGGGGTAACCTTTATAGGATGACAGCTAATGCCAATGAAGATGGTGAATTGGAGATTTTAACTGCCAATGATGGAGAGGAAGGAACTGGCGCCATTATTACAGGTCAGTTAGAAATGTCCAATGTGGACTTGACGGGAGAATTTACGGAGATGATCGTCGCTCAACGTGGTTTCCAGGCGAACTCACGGATCATCACTACATCCGATGAAGTGCTTCAGGAAGTTGTTAACCTGAAACGTTAA
- a CDS encoding flagellar biosynthetic protein FliO has translation MAQGDTPGGADIGTNYYFQLVWVIVVLAVILVLIVYLLRFLNKRNQQWFRSGTVRILGGVGLGPNKSLQIIEIGGNVYLVGVGENIQLLDKISDLEEAQRIVDSFEREASSQQGSLSPLINKLASRLRKKEPPREMELEDTASFHELFESKLRQMPNRKEKMDKLLEEDNTTDRSRDS, from the coding sequence ATGGCGCAGGGTGATACTCCTGGAGGAGCTGACATTGGGACCAACTATTATTTTCAGCTTGTATGGGTGATTGTCGTCCTGGCCGTCATCCTGGTCCTTATCGTCTACTTGCTCCGCTTTTTAAACAAAAGGAATCAGCAATGGTTTCGAAGTGGTACAGTCCGCATTTTAGGTGGTGTAGGGCTGGGGCCGAACAAGTCACTTCAGATCATAGAAATTGGTGGCAATGTTTATCTGGTCGGTGTTGGCGAAAATATACAATTGCTAGACAAAATTTCAGATTTGGAAGAGGCACAAAGAATTGTTGATTCTTTTGAGAGAGAAGCTTCTTCACAACAGGGAAGCCTTTCACCATTAATCAACAAGTTGGCATCCCGCTTACGTAAGAAAGAACCACCAAGGGAAATGGAACTAGAAGATACTGCCTCTTTTCACGAGCTATTCGAGTCGAAGCTGCGGCAGATGCCTAACCGAAAAGAAAAGATGGACAAGCTCCTGGAAGAAGACAATACTACAGATCGGTCGAGGGATTCATGA
- a CDS encoding flagellar hook capping FlgD N-terminal domain-containing protein, producing MANEIVSTNNTWPNYSAANKATTTTASKDLGKDQFLKILITQLRNQDPMQPMEDKEFIAQMAQFSSVEQLVNISSQLKMLNQSLGSISSMIGMEVSWITGDESNGTNIRQGVVDSIIVRDGVQYAKVGNDEIKLEEIIQVNKVKSEEADESPVDSEVSNNEDPQLGDNQTAEQGNLI from the coding sequence ATGGCTAATGAAATTGTATCGACGAATAACACATGGCCTAACTATTCAGCTGCAAATAAAGCCACAACAACTACAGCGAGTAAGGACTTAGGTAAAGACCAATTTCTGAAAATTTTAATTACTCAACTTCGAAATCAAGATCCTATGCAGCCTATGGAAGACAAAGAATTCATTGCTCAAATGGCGCAGTTCAGCTCTGTTGAGCAATTGGTTAACATTTCATCGCAATTAAAAATGTTAAATCAGTCTTTAGGCAGTATCTCTAGCATGATCGGAATGGAAGTCAGTTGGATTACTGGGGATGAGTCGAACGGTACTAACATACGGCAGGGCGTTGTTGATTCAATAATTGTAAGAGATGGCGTTCAATACGCAAAAGTTGGTAATGATGAAATTAAATTGGAAGAAATTATTCAGGTGAATAAAGTTAAATCAGAAGAAGCTGATGAAAGTCCCGTTGACTCAGAAGTCTCTAACAATGAAGATCCACAATTAGGAGATAATCAAACTGCTGAGCAAGGAAATTTAATATGA
- the fliQ gene encoding flagellar biosynthesis protein FliQ: MTSEFIIGLAGKAVYTSLLASAPMLILALVVGLIISVFQATTQIQEQTLAFVPKIIAVLLAVLLFGPWILNILVDFTYNILDNLYRYIG; encoded by the coding sequence ATGACTTCAGAATTTATTATAGGTCTGGCCGGGAAAGCAGTATATACGTCGCTGCTGGCTAGCGCACCCATGCTTATACTGGCTCTAGTTGTGGGTCTCATTATCAGTGTGTTCCAAGCAACGACCCAAATTCAGGAGCAGACATTAGCTTTTGTTCCGAAAATTATTGCCGTACTTTTGGCAGTGCTCTTATTCGGACCTTGGATCTTAAATATTTTGGTAGATTTTACGTATAACATTCTCGATAATTTATACAGATATATAGGGTAG
- a CDS encoding flagellar hook-length control protein FliK, translated as MSMVNQVNSPSAAVSASQGIGAKGKAVTGASDVFGQSLSKSMNGEMEKAPTSSLTLEGGNTLFSLISNEDEGDTLIKIVDSIFSDHESLDSVFENNPEMLQNLQVLIQQIYSLLNGMQKESPDNPEVMNANSISNLDLSEHPTAARFVLQDALTQIITIVREPKVSGIKEQTEFRHLIQQIQNQLKDSGMDVSTNEGWKMLNSLLSSEADAEHKTSNHIEKFEQIRLVSSQPPNPHNDLETGTSEIFDGENDQGIITAGELSLRTSGTKVLKAAEPVMQASNFAKEMTQFVVGKLDIVQKNGLSEAIISLRPEHLGKLDVQISMQNGHMVARFMTEHTMAKDLLEQQIMQLRTSLQSQGIQVERIEVTQNSSLGSQMYQDGGRQSGGQSQQQRRSREREEHSEEAIATASIQEELRNWRSDHEEESMVRDSFTAEA; from the coding sequence ATGTCGATGGTTAATCAGGTGAATTCCCCATCTGCAGCTGTGTCTGCATCACAAGGAATCGGAGCAAAAGGGAAAGCTGTAACTGGAGCATCAGATGTTTTTGGGCAGTCTTTGTCAAAATCAATGAATGGTGAAATGGAGAAAGCCCCAACTTCTTCTTTAACCTTAGAAGGCGGAAACACTTTATTCTCACTTATTTCAAATGAAGACGAAGGAGATACATTAATCAAAATAGTAGATTCGATTTTCTCTGATCATGAATCATTGGATTCAGTTTTTGAGAATAATCCGGAAATGCTCCAAAATCTACAGGTCTTAATTCAACAAATCTATTCTCTGCTTAATGGAATGCAAAAAGAGAGCCCTGACAATCCAGAAGTTATGAATGCAAATTCAATATCAAATTTAGATTTGTCGGAGCATCCAACGGCGGCACGCTTTGTATTACAAGATGCATTAACGCAGATTATAACAATTGTTAGAGAGCCTAAGGTATCAGGAATCAAAGAGCAAACTGAATTTAGACATTTAATCCAACAAATACAGAATCAATTAAAAGATTCAGGTATGGATGTTAGCACTAATGAAGGTTGGAAAATGTTAAACTCTCTTTTAAGTTCAGAGGCAGATGCAGAGCATAAAACATCTAATCATATAGAGAAATTTGAACAAATCAGACTGGTGAGTTCACAGCCTCCAAATCCACACAATGATCTTGAAACTGGGACAAGTGAGATTTTTGATGGAGAAAATGATCAGGGAATCATTACTGCAGGAGAACTTTCGCTGAGAACTTCTGGTACTAAAGTGCTCAAAGCTGCAGAACCCGTAATGCAAGCTTCAAACTTCGCTAAAGAAATGACTCAATTCGTAGTTGGGAAGTTGGATATTGTTCAAAAAAATGGCCTATCAGAAGCGATTATATCATTGCGACCTGAGCATTTAGGGAAATTAGATGTTCAAATTTCGATGCAAAATGGCCACATGGTTGCGCGTTTTATGACAGAACATACGATGGCTAAGGATTTATTGGAGCAGCAAATCATGCAGCTTCGTACTTCACTTCAATCACAAGGTATTCAAGTGGAGCGAATTGAAGTGACTCAGAATAGTTCTCTCGGATCTCAGATGTATCAAGATGGAGGCCGTCAGTCTGGTGGTCAATCCCAGCAACAAAGACGTTCTCGTGAACGTGAAGAACACTCTGAAGAAGCTATAGCAACGGCAAGTATACAAGAAGAGTTGCGTAATTGGCGCAGTGATCATGAAGAAGAGAGTATGGTAAGGGATTCCTTTACAGCAGAAGCTTAA
- a CDS encoding response regulator produces the protein MANRILVVDDAAFMRMMIRDILSKNGYEVVGEAQDGAQAIEKFKELRPDLITMDITMPEMDGIAALKEIKKIDANAKVIMCSAMGQQAMVIDAIQAGAKDFIVKPFQSDRVIEAISKTLGV, from the coding sequence ATGGCAAACCGAATTTTAGTCGTGGACGACGCTGCATTTATGAGAATGATGATCCGGGACATTTTGTCCAAGAACGGATATGAGGTCGTTGGCGAGGCTCAGGACGGAGCACAAGCAATTGAGAAATTTAAGGAACTTCGTCCTGATCTGATCACGATGGATATTACCATGCCTGAGATGGATGGTATTGCTGCACTGAAAGAAATCAAAAAAATCGATGCGAATGCTAAAGTCATTATGTGTTCAGCTATGGGACAACAAGCGATGGTAATTGATGCGATTCAGGCTGGTGCCAAAGATTTCATCGTTAAGCCATTCCAGTCTGACCGAGTCATCGAAGCGATCAGCAAAACGCTGGGAGTTTAA
- the fliR gene encoding flagellar biosynthetic protein FliR encodes METLLQSFPVALLMFCRIASFFVTAPVFSARNVPNSIKVGLSAFVTLTVYVVYGMNQEVPTDLSYILLIIREILIGLLLGFVAYLIMTAVQTAGTFIDLQIGFGMANVFDPMTGASAPLTGNFKYAFAMLLFLTMNGHHYLLDAIVYSYRWIPLSNAFFIRMADGSIAEFLVQTLGETFMLAFQMSAPIVVALFLTDVGLGFLAKTAPQFNVFAVGMPLKALVGIVILLLMVPSFAFVFSQLFEAMFRSMEKLLGTIGQRPG; translated from the coding sequence ATGGAGACATTGTTGCAAAGTTTTCCTGTCGCTCTGCTTATGTTTTGTCGAATTGCATCATTTTTTGTAACAGCTCCAGTATTCTCAGCTCGAAATGTGCCGAATTCCATTAAGGTTGGTCTTTCGGCATTTGTAACATTAACGGTTTATGTCGTTTATGGCATGAATCAGGAAGTGCCTACTGATCTGAGTTACATTCTGTTGATTATCCGGGAGATATTAATAGGATTGCTGCTAGGTTTCGTAGCCTATCTGATTATGACAGCCGTGCAGACGGCGGGAACATTCATTGACCTTCAGATTGGTTTTGGTATGGCGAATGTATTTGATCCGATGACTGGTGCTTCTGCACCACTGACAGGTAATTTCAAATATGCTTTTGCAATGCTACTCTTTCTGACGATGAATGGACACCACTATCTCCTGGACGCCATTGTTTACAGCTATCGGTGGATACCCTTATCCAACGCCTTTTTTATCCGGATGGCCGATGGAAGCATTGCGGAATTTCTCGTTCAGACGCTAGGTGAGACTTTTATGTTAGCCTTCCAAATGTCGGCTCCCATTGTAGTGGCTTTGTTTTTGACGGATGTGGGATTGGGTTTTTTGGCTAAAACTGCACCTCAATTCAATGTGTTTGCTGTCGGTATGCCGTTAAAGGCTCTGGTAGGGATCGTCATTTTACTTTTGATGGTTCCGAGCTTCGCCTTTGTATTTAGCCAATTGTTCGAAGCGATGTTCAGATCTATGGAAAAGTTGCTTGGAACGATCGGACAAAGGCCAGGCTAA
- a CDS encoding TIGR02530 family flagellar biosynthesis protein: protein MNERITVGRLYSGPTSPSLIHRANKSAELSSTGEKPFAQMLEDNLLKLSNHALKRLEQRGIKLKSEQMEQIGTALDKAAAKGAKESLILMQDMAFIVNVKNRTVVTAMDSESMKDNVFTQIDSAVIIP, encoded by the coding sequence ATGAACGAGCGAATAACGGTAGGTCGGTTGTATTCAGGGCCAACTTCACCAAGTTTAATTCATAGAGCAAACAAAAGCGCTGAATTATCAAGTACTGGGGAGAAACCTTTTGCTCAAATGCTTGAGGATAATCTCCTGAAGCTGAGTAATCACGCACTGAAAAGGCTAGAACAGCGTGGCATCAAATTAAAAAGTGAACAAATGGAGCAGATTGGAACGGCGCTTGATAAGGCAGCTGCCAAAGGAGCTAAGGAATCACTAATATTGATGCAGGATATGGCTTTCATTGTAAATGTTAAAAATAGAACTGTAGTCACAGCTATGGATAGTGAAAGCATGAAAGATAATGTTTTTACACAAATTGACAGTGCTGTTATTATTCCTTAA
- the fliY gene encoding flagellar motor switch phosphatase FliY codes for MTSKDYLSQEEIDALLRQSESMGSTDPSEKTVDDFLTELEQDALGEIGNITFGSAATALSTLLGLKVDITTPKVSIISRSQFEEAFPKPHVAVHVNYVDGFEGINSLVIKKRDAQVIADLMLGGEGNPADEELNEIHISAVQEAMNQMMGSSATSMSTIFNRFVNISPPGIDILNMESGEGVSSLPHDETLIRVSFRLLIGDLIDSNLMQLLPVDFAKHMVDMLIGGAQESTANAPVTTPSHAAPAAAAPPVASEQLPVHQQMPPQAPQQPAPDYNGYGQVPMDMPQGMPPQQPYGMPPQQTYGAPQHYGGMPNRNVNVQPVQFANLQNGAYGQVDENNLNLLMDIPLKVTVELGRTQKQIKDILELSQGSIVELDKLAGEPVDILVNNKLIAKGEVVVIDENFGVRVIDIVSQWDRIQKLQ; via the coding sequence TTGACGAGTAAGGATTATTTGTCCCAGGAAGAAATCGATGCTTTGCTCCGGCAATCCGAATCGATGGGTAGCACGGATCCTTCTGAAAAAACAGTTGATGATTTTTTGACTGAGCTGGAACAAGATGCATTGGGAGAGATCGGTAATATTACGTTTGGTAGCGCAGCGACAGCATTGTCCACGCTATTGGGATTAAAAGTAGATATTACAACACCGAAGGTATCCATCATCAGCCGTTCGCAATTCGAAGAAGCGTTTCCCAAGCCACATGTTGCAGTACATGTCAATTATGTGGATGGTTTTGAAGGGATCAATTCACTAGTTATCAAAAAGCGCGATGCACAAGTCATTGCTGATCTGATGCTTGGAGGCGAAGGCAATCCTGCGGATGAAGAATTGAATGAGATCCATATTAGTGCAGTGCAGGAAGCAATGAACCAAATGATGGGTTCATCAGCAACCTCCATGTCTACGATTTTCAACCGATTTGTGAATATCTCTCCGCCAGGCATTGATATTCTCAATATGGAAAGTGGCGAGGGTGTGAGCAGTCTGCCGCATGACGAAACGTTGATTCGAGTATCGTTTCGCCTCCTGATTGGTGATCTGATTGACTCCAATCTGATGCAGCTTTTGCCTGTTGATTTCGCCAAACACATGGTGGATATGTTGATCGGCGGAGCACAGGAATCAACCGCTAATGCGCCAGTGACAACACCATCGCATGCAGCACCAGCAGCGGCAGCTCCACCTGTGGCATCGGAACAACTACCGGTTCATCAGCAAATGCCTCCACAGGCGCCTCAACAGCCTGCTCCAGACTATAATGGATATGGACAGGTACCAATGGATATGCCGCAAGGAATGCCGCCACAACAGCCTTACGGGATGCCGCCACAGCAAACGTATGGTGCACCACAACACTACGGCGGTATGCCAAATAGGAATGTGAATGTACAACCCGTCCAGTTCGCCAATTTGCAAAATGGGGCTTACGGTCAGGTGGACGAAAATAATTTGAATTTATTGATGGACATTCCCCTTAAAGTCACCGTAGAATTAGGAAGGACCCAGAAGCAAATTAAGGATATATTGGAACTCTCACAAGGTTCAATTGTCGAGCTGGATAAACTGGCCGGCGAACCTGTCGATATTTTGGTCAATAACAAACTGATCGCTAAGGGAGAAGTCGTCGTTATCGATGAAAACTTTGGTGTTCGTGTTATAGATATCGTAAGCCAATGGGACCGAATTCAGAAATTACAATAA
- the fliP gene encoding flagellar type III secretion system pore protein FliP (The bacterial flagellar biogenesis protein FliP forms a type III secretion system (T3SS)-type pore required for flagellar assembly.) yields the protein MKKKIWLACCLMGLISLASVTVAFAEPIPNIDIQIGSGDGGTPSSSSLSIILLITVLSIAPAILVLMTSFTRIVIVLGFIRTSLGTQQMPPNQVLVGLALFLTLFIMSPTLSSINQVALQPYLKGDITQTEALEKAQDPIKKFMFSHTREKDLLLFMKYNQTEKPETYQDIPITVMVPAYAISELKTAFQMGFMIFIPFLVIDIVVASTLMAMGMMMLPPVMISLPFKILLFVLVDGWYLVVKSLLLSFNT from the coding sequence ATGAAGAAAAAGATTTGGCTAGCATGTTGTTTGATGGGGCTTATCAGCCTGGCATCTGTGACGGTTGCCTTTGCCGAACCGATACCAAACATCGATATCCAAATCGGAAGCGGAGATGGTGGAACACCAAGTAGTAGTTCTCTGTCCATAATACTGTTAATTACGGTGTTAAGTATAGCGCCTGCAATACTGGTATTAATGACAAGCTTCACCCGAATTGTTATCGTTCTTGGTTTTATACGAACATCCTTGGGGACACAACAAATGCCACCCAATCAGGTGCTTGTCGGTTTAGCGCTCTTCCTGACACTGTTTATCATGTCACCGACGCTGTCTTCCATTAATCAGGTAGCTCTTCAGCCTTATCTCAAAGGAGACATTACGCAAACGGAAGCGCTTGAAAAGGCACAAGATCCCATTAAGAAATTTATGTTCTCCCACACAAGGGAGAAAGATTTACTGCTTTTTATGAAATATAATCAGACCGAAAAACCAGAAACATATCAAGACATACCGATCACTGTCATGGTGCCAGCGTATGCGATCAGTGAATTAAAGACAGCATTCCAGATGGGATTCATGATTTTCATTCCGTTTCTAGTCATAGACATTGTGGTTGCAAGTACACTCATGGCTATGGGGATGATGATGCTACCACCGGTCATGATCTCATTACCTTTTAAGATATTGCTATTTGTCCTTGTGGACGGTTGGTATCTTGTAGTGAAGTCACTGCTGCTGAGCTTTAACACATGA
- a CDS encoding flagellar FlbD family protein: MISVTRLNGSPMWLNALMVEIVEETPDTYITLVTGKRLIVLEKADEVISKIKVYNREIGVQAATIKVQQTEES; encoded by the coding sequence ATGATTTCGGTAACGCGGTTAAATGGTTCTCCCATGTGGTTAAATGCACTAATGGTAGAGATTGTAGAAGAAACGCCGGATACGTATATTACTCTGGTAACAGGAAAGAGACTGATTGTCCTTGAAAAGGCAGATGAGGTCATTTCCAAAATCAAAGTGTACAACCGTGAAATCGGGGTTCAGGCAGCCACTATCAAAGTGCAGCAAACGGAGGAATCCTGA